The DNA sequence TCTCCCCGGAGCCGGCGCCGCCGTCTCCCGCATCCGGCATCGGCGCGCCCACCGTCAGACGCGCACTGGTGGGCGTGAAGACGGTGCTGTAGCTCTGGCCGGCAAAGCGCACGGAGGCGATGTTCTGCCAGTCCTTCAGCATGTCGTTGAAGGCGCGGAACGTGACGCGCAGCGACGGGATGCGCTGGGCCGGGCACTTCCACAGCACGATGACCTGGAGATCGTCGTTGAGGTCGGGACCGATCAGGTTGTCGACCGAGGGAGTGCAGCGGCCTTCGGCCACGCGCAGCTCGACGGTTTCCTGCATCCACGCCTGCACGCTGTCCTGCAATCCGAGCACCTGCGCGCGCGACAGCTTGCCGCCGCCCTCGGTGGGAAAGCCCGGAGTCAGATGCGCCGCGTACTTCAGCCGCAGGACGGCGCCGCGGTCGGAGACGTCGATGTCGCTGTAGCTGATGTTGCCGAGGTGTGCGTGCGCGGGCAGCGCTTGCAGCGCGAGCGCCAGCACTGCCGCGGCCGCGAGCATCCTGTGCGGTCGCGCCGGCGCCAGCGGCGGCGCGGCCGGCAGGAGCCTTGCGGGCAGCGCCCGCACCCTTGGCAACCGAGCCAGCACGTTCAGAAGAAGATGCTCTCGCGCGCCGCCCGGCCGCGGTCGAGCTGGGCCTGCAGGGCCGCCTTCACCTGGTTGACCTTCTCCTCGATGACGTCGTCCTCGTCCTCGTGATGGCCCTCGAACACCATGGGTTCGCCGAACTCGATGCGATAGCGCACCGGCAGCGGCCACATGCCGAGCGGCCCGAGCCACGGAAACGTCAGCGTCACCGGGAACGACGGCATGCCGAGGAGCCGTGCCAGCGGCGCCACGTTGGCGAAGCCGGGGTTCTGCTCTTCGGAGCCGACGATGGAAACCGGAACGACCGGTGTGCCCGTCTCCAGCGCCAGACGCATGAATCCGAGTCCGAACTCCATCAGCTTGTACGCATCCGCATAGAGCTTGTTCATGCCGCGTACGCCTTCGGGAAAGGCCAGGACACATTCTCCGTGATGCAGCATGTCCACTGCCGTCTCGCGCGTGCCGACCGCGCTCCCGGTGCGGTCCAGCAGAACGCTGAGGTAGGGCAGAGTTCCCAGCCAATACTCGCCCATGCCGCGCGCGAGTCGCGGCGGATTGCCTTCGAGGACGCACGCCGTCGACACCATCAGCCCGTCGAACGCAATCTGGCCGGCGTGGTTGCCGATCAGGAGAACGCGTCCCTGCGGAATGTTGTGCAGCCCGGTGGTCTGGCAGCGGAAGTAGTAGCGATACATCACCGCCGCCGGCAGGATGAAGCGCTTGAATGCCTTGGGGCTGTAGCCCCAGCGGTCGTAGCCGTATTCGTTGAGCTCGGTCGGAATGCGGTTGACCTTCTCGTCGATCTCCGCCGCAAGATCCGAGATCGGCGACGCGATTCCGCTGGCAAGCGCGCCGATCTGATCGACGAGCGATTCGAAGACGTCGACAGGATCTTTCATGCGGATACGCTCGCGAAGATCTCCGCCAGGGAGTGGCGCGGCCGAAATCCGGTCGCCGATCGGAACCGCGCGTCACTGATCGTGCAGGGATACTTGATGTAATCGATGGCGCCCGGCGGGAACTGGTACACGCTCAGGTTGAAGAGCGTGCCGATGAGCAGGTGCGCGATCGGATCCGGAATCGAGATGCGCGCACGGCCGATCTCGCGGATCGCCCGCTTGATCGGCACCGCGCCCGGACCGGCCACGTTGTAGACGCCGCGGATCTTCTTGTGCAGCACGATCTCGGTGGCTTCGGCGACGTCCTCGGCGTGGATGAACTGCATCATCGGGTTGAAGCCCATGATCGTCGGCACCGCCGGGAGCTTCAGGTACGTGCCGATCGCGCTATGGACGCCCGCGCCCAGCGTGTTGGCAGGACGCAGCACGCACGTGGCGATCTCCGGATAGCGCCACAGGAACGCACCCACCAGGCCCTCGACCTCGCACAGGTCGCGAATCTCCGGAAAATTGCGCGACGCATTCAGAGGATGGTCCTCGTCCATGTAGCGCGGGTTGGTGGGAAGGGCGCCGTAGACGTACGAGCTCGACAGGACGATGACCTGCTTGACGCCGTATTCCGCGCAATGCTCGAGCATGCGCTTGGTGCCGGCCACGTTGATCTCGTGGCGCGTGGCGGGATCGGAGCGGAAGTGCCGGATGAAGGCGCCGTGCACGACGGCATCGGGCCTCTCGGTGCGAAAGATGTCCTCGAAGCGGCGCTTGATCAGGTCGAACTGATGCACGACCACGCCGTCGGGCGCGCTGGGCCACGGCTCGCGGTCCACGCCGATGACCTGCCAGCTCCTGCACACACGTTTGGCGAGCAGACGCCCCTGAGCGCCCGAGATGCCCGTGATCAGCAGCTTCGGCACGCGGTGGGATTACGCAAAAACGAGCACGGGTACAATAAACGGGCGGTTCGGCCATAATGCGCGGCTCATGAGCGAGCGCGTGTCCCACTTCGAAGGCTGCCTCCTCGGCGTCATGATCGGTGACAGCCTCGGCTCGCGTGTCGAGAATGCGTCGGCGGCGATGATTCGCCACCGCCGCCGCGACGACCGCGGCATTCATGCGCTTCGCCCCGGCCTCTACGGCTCGACCACCGAGATGACGCTGGCGCTGGCGGAATCGCTGGCGGCGGAGCCCGACTTCGACGGCGACGACTTCGCGCGGCGCCTGGTGGCGCGCCATCACGAGGCGCGCGTTTACGGGCAGGGCACTGCCGCAGCGATTGCACGTCTTCGTGCGGGATTGGACTGGCGCGAGGTCGGCACCGGACACGGCCGCGGCTGCGCCGGCAACGCGGCGGCTACGCGCAGCGCGCCGATCGGGCTGATGTTCGGGCACGATGTCGAGCGCCTGCGCTGGGTCGCCGAGGAGGCCGCGGCGGTGACGCACACGCATGCATTCGGCGTCGAGGGCGCGGTGGTGTTCGCGCTGGGCGTGGCGGCGGCGCTTTCGGCGCGTGGCGATGCACTGGAGCCGGCGGATTTCCTGGATGCGATCCTTACCGAGGTCCACACGCGCGAATATCGGACGCATCTGGAGACGGCGCAGAGCATCGTGCAGCGGTCGTGGGAGCCGGCCGTCGTGGTCGGCCGGCTCGGCAACAATCAGACGGCGCTGGGATCGGTGGTCACGGCGCTGGCGTGCTTTGCCAGCCACAGCGGCAGCTTCACCGAGGCCGTCAGCGCAGCGGTCGCGCTCGGCGGCAATGCCACGTCGATCGTTGCGATGACCGCGGCCCTGGCCGGCGCATTCCACGGCATCGAGGATGTTCCCGTGCCCTGGATCGATGCGCTCGAGCGTGCGCAGATCGACGCGCAGGCGATGCTGCGGGCGGCGAGGGCGCTCGAGGCGCTGGCACGGTAGCGGGCACGTAAGCGCGGAACCCGCGGGCCAGGTTGCGCGTGCGCGAGATCGCACGCGACGTGCGCGAGCCAAGTAACGGTATCCGCGGCTCAGGAGCGGCGCGCGCTCCCGAACACGCTCACTTCTGCAGCGCCTTGTTGGCCACCGGCGGCTTGGCCGAGTAGTCGTAGAAGCCGAGCTTGGTCTTGCGGCCGAGATGGCCCTGCTCGACGAGCTTCTCCAGAAGCGGCGTCGGCTTCATGTAGTCCTGCTTGAACGTCGAGTAGAGGTTCTGCGACATCGCCAGCACGATGTCGAGGCCGATGTAGTCGGCGAGCGCCAGCGGGCCCATCGGATGATTGGCACCGAGCTGCATGGCCGTGTCGATGCCGGCGATGTCGGCCAGGCCGGACTCGACGCAGCGGATCGCGTCGACCATGTACGGCGTCAGCAGGCGGTTCACGATGAAGCCGGTCTCGTCCTTGACGAGCACCGGCGTCTTGCCGAGCTTTTCCACGAACGCGACGGCATCGGCCGTCACCGCCGCATCGGTGCTGGCCGTCGGAATGACTTCGACCAGCTTCATCACCGTGGCGGGGTTGAAGAAGTGCAGGCCGATGAAGCGGTCGGCGCGGCGCGTTGCCGCCTGCATCTGCGTGATCGACAGCGTCGAGGTGTTGCTGGCCAGGATGCAGGTGGGCTTGCAGATGCGGTCGGCGTCCGCGAACTTCTCGCGCTTGGTCGCGATGTCCTCGACGATCGATTCGATGAAGACGTCGGCGTCGGCGGCGTCCTCGATCTTGTCGGTGAACGTCAGGTGCGACATCGTCGCGTCCATCGCCGATTGCTCGAGCTTGCCGCGCTCGACCTGGGCCGCCAGCTGCTTCTCGATGGCCCCGCGGGCCTTGTCGCTGGGCCCCGGCGTGGCCTTGATCATCACCACGTCCAGGCCGGCCGCCGCCGCCACCTGCGCGATGCCCGAGCCCATCTGTCCGCCGCCGAGTACTGCAACCTTCTGGATGCTCATATCCATTCCTTCGGGTCAGGTCTTGAGTTTACGGTTATCGAGAAACCGTAATTCACACCTGAACCCATCTGTCTCTATCCGTTGACGCGGAAGACGGGGAACCAGCCGACCTTGTCGGCCTTGTAGTCCGCGAAGAGCTGCGGGATCTCGTCGTAGTCGTAGACGCGCGTGTCCAGTGGCGGCAGCCAGCCGTTCTTCTCGGCGAAGGCCACCGCCTCCACGCCCTGCTGGTAGCGCGCGTAGTGAGTGTTGATGTGCTGGTGGCGTGCGATGCACTCGCTGGCACGCACCAGCTCGATCATCATGCCTTCCTTCCATCCGGCCGTCGTGATGATGCCCTCGCGCGCCAGCGCCTTCAGCGTCGCACGGAAGACGGGCACGCCCACGTAGTCGATGAAGATGTTGACCATGTTGCCGCCGGTCATCTCCTCGACCTTCTTCATGAAGATGTTCTCGGCAGCCAGGTACTTCCTGGTGTACTCCTCATCGACGCGGAAGCGCTTCTTGTCGAAGTACAGATCGCGGAACTCGCGGCGGTCGATCGCGCGGATGCCGAGGCTCTCGATCGTCAGCAGCCGCTCGTCGGTCGAGGCGATCTGCGCGACGTTGCAGCCGGCGTGCTTGGCCAGCGCCAGCTCTCCCAGCGTGACGCCGCCGCCCCAGCCCCACACTTCCGGGTGCGGCAGCTCCTCGGCGTTCAGCAGCAGGCGCAGCGTGCCCCAGGCAAGCTCCCAGTTGGACCACGCCGTGACGTAACGCAGGGAAAACGCCGCCCACTGCTCGAGCGGATATTGGGTCTTGGCCGGAATCGGGATGACCTGGTGCGCCTTGAGCTTGGTCTGCTTGGCCAGGAACCCGATGGTGCCGGGGTCGTCGTAGCCGAAGATCTTTTCCGGATAGCCGAACTTGTCCGGCTGGCCGAGGCAGAACAGGATGGCCGTGTCTCCCTCGCGAACCGTGGTGACGGCGGTGCCGACCTTCTCGACGCGGCATACGCCGGCATTGCCGACGACCACCTTGGGCTCGTTGCGTGCGATGCAGATGTCGATGGGCTTTCGCTCCACCGAATGGCCCATGTTGCCTTCCATGCAACCGAACAGCGGCGACACCAGCACCTCGTTCGGCCCCGGATCGTCGAACTCGAACATCTCGCGAACGAGCTCGGTGCGCTGCGGAGGCGCACCCTTCTCACCGGCGTAGAGCACCCATGCGTCGGTTTTCACGGTCATCGTCAGCTCCTGTACGGGTTGAAAAAAGGCGCCGGAAACTAACGCGGCCGGTGGTCGAAGACAACACGGCCGTGCGCCGCTGAAACGAAAAAGCCCCCGCGTCTTGCGACGCGGGGGCTCCTTCAGGCCTTCGCTGGCTTCCGCAAGGAAGCGCGCGACGGGTTCAGCCTACGGGCAGTTGGAGCCGCCCGGCAGGTTGTACTGCGTGCCGTTGGCGCAATACAGGTCGAAGTTGAAGTTCAGCTTGACGCGGCCGGGGCCCGGCAGGCCGCCGGCGCTGTTGACGCCCGGGTTGGACGTCTGCGCCGTGCAGAACGTCGAGATGCCGTTGCTCTCGAAGATGCCAGGATCGCCGGTGGTGGTGATCGTCGGCAGGAAGCAGCTGCGGATCTGGTCGGGAACGCAGCTCCCGCAGTCGTTGCCGGGGCAGTCGGGGTCGAGGGCGTCGCAGTCGGAATCGTCGCTGCACGTGATGATGCCGACGGCGCCGTTGCGGTCGTCCGCACGCACCAGGCCGTCGCAGTGTGAGACGGTCGGGGTGTCGGAATCGCACTGGCCCTGGTTGTTGCCCACGTCGACGCAGCCGGCGATGCCGTCCACGCAGTCGTTCTGCTTGGACTGCGTGCCGCTGGTGCAGGTGCCCGCACCGGCAGCCGCGCACTCGGCGTTGGAGCTGCAGCCGATGGTCGTGTCGCCGCTGCACTGCATGCAGTGGCAGGGAGGCACGCTGCAGCCGCCGCCGGCCAGAGCCGCCGTGATCGACTGCGTGCCGCTCGAGAACTCGAGCGCCAGCGTCAGACCCGTGCCGGAGATGTTCGTGCCGGGGTCGGGGGGACAGTCGAAGCTGGTGTTGCCGAAGTCCAGGCTGGTCGCGTTGACGTCGCAGGCCGAACCATTGCGGGTGCCGCCATTGCAGGTGCCCTGGCGAACGCCGTTGTTGTACTGCGCCTCGGTCTCGCCGTCGCAGGTCGGGCACGGCTGAGACACGTTGA is a window from the Candidatus Limnocylindrales bacterium genome containing:
- a CDS encoding 3-hydroxyacyl-CoA dehydrogenase family protein, translated to MSIQKVAVLGGGQMGSGIAQVAAAAGLDVVMIKATPGPSDKARGAIEKQLAAQVERGKLEQSAMDATMSHLTFTDKIEDAADADVFIESIVEDIATKREKFADADRICKPTCILASNTSTLSITQMQAATRRADRFIGLHFFNPATVMKLVEVIPTASTDAAVTADAVAFVEKLGKTPVLVKDETGFIVNRLLTPYMVDAIRCVESGLADIAGIDTAMQLGANHPMGPLALADYIGLDIVLAMSQNLYSTFKQDYMKPTPLLEKLVEQGHLGRKTKLGFYDYSAKPPVANKALQK
- a CDS encoding NAD-dependent epimerase/dehydratase family protein; the protein is MPKLLITGISGAQGRLLAKRVCRSWQVIGVDREPWPSAPDGVVVHQFDLIKRRFEDIFRTERPDAVVHGAFIRHFRSDPATRHEINVAGTKRMLEHCAEYGVKQVIVLSSSYVYGALPTNPRYMDEDHPLNASRNFPEIRDLCEVEGLVGAFLWRYPEIATCVLRPANTLGAGVHSAIGTYLKLPAVPTIMGFNPMMQFIHAEDVAEATEIVLHKKIRGVYNVAGPGAVPIKRAIREIGRARISIPDPIAHLLIGTLFNLSVYQFPPGAIDYIKYPCTISDARFRSATGFRPRHSLAEIFASVSA
- a CDS encoding lysophospholipid acyltransferase family protein, with product MKDPVDVFESLVDQIGALASGIASPISDLAAEIDEKVNRIPTELNEYGYDRWGYSPKAFKRFILPAAVMYRYYFRCQTTGLHNIPQGRVLLIGNHAGQIAFDGLMVSTACVLEGNPPRLARGMGEYWLGTLPYLSVLLDRTGSAVGTRETAVDMLHHGECVLAFPEGVRGMNKLYADAYKLMEFGLGFMRLALETGTPVVPVSIVGSEEQNPGFANVAPLARLLGMPSFPVTLTFPWLGPLGMWPLPVRYRIEFGEPMVFEGHHEDEDDVIEEKVNQVKAALQAQLDRGRAARESIFF
- a CDS encoding ADP-ribosylglycohydrolase family protein, translated to MSERVSHFEGCLLGVMIGDSLGSRVENASAAMIRHRRRDDRGIHALRPGLYGSTTEMTLALAESLAAEPDFDGDDFARRLVARHHEARVYGQGTAAAIARLRAGLDWREVGTGHGRGCAGNAAATRSAPIGLMFGHDVERLRWVAEEAAAVTHTHAFGVEGAVVFALGVAAALSARGDALEPADFLDAILTEVHTREYRTHLETAQSIVQRSWEPAVVVGRLGNNQTALGSVVTALACFASHSGSFTEAVSAAVALGGNATSIVAMTAALAGAFHGIEDVPVPWIDALERAQIDAQAMLRAARALEALAR